The Sulfurimonas sp. HSL3-2 genome segment TCGATGATAGACTCTGCAACACCTTTGCCTACAATACGCTCACCAAAACACAAGATGTTAGCATCATTGTGTCCGCGGGCTACTTGTGCAGTGTATGCATCATGGCAGAGTGCAGCACGGATACCGTGAAATCTGTTTGCAGCCATACTCATACCGATGCCTGAACCGCAGATAAGGATCCCTTGGCTTTCACTGTCTGCAAGTACGCTTTGTGCAACTTTGACTGCATAGTCCGGATAATCGACTCTGTCTTTGTTAAACGGACCAAGATCGACGACCTCATGACCTTTTTGTTTTAGTAACTCAACTGTATAGTCTTTTAGATCAACTCCGGCGTGATCTGTAGCTATATAAAATTTCATCCGGTTTTTCCTTTATGATAGAAGTAGGTTTAATACCATTTGAACTGGCAATATTAATAGATAATCTTTTAAAGGTGTCATTAGTACAACAAGTACTATAATCATACCATAACGCTCCAATTTATAAAACGTTTCAGCTATCTCTTTTTGGTTAAATTTTAGTGCAAGGTACATTAAAAAATGTGCCCCGTCAAACTGCGGTATCGGCAGCAGGTTAAATACACCGAGAACGACATTGATGATGACTAACTGCATTACCAGCATATATGTAAATATATAAACAAGAGAATCAGCAGAAGTAGGGCTAGCCATAGAAACAAGTGCCATAGAGGCAAATGCAGCAACCGTGAAGTTGTAAACTATACCGGCAAGACTTACCTGCATTGCTGCATTATATCCGCCTCTGTTGATGACTGTTCTCATGTTTACCGGAACCGGTTTTGCCCATCCGAAGATAAAGCCGCCTCCGCCTCCGAGTAAAAGAGGTAAAAAGTATAAAACAGCAGGAACGATGATGGTACCCACCATATCTACATGTATGATAGGGTTTATAGATAAGCGTCCTGCATTTTTAGCAGTCATATCGCCATATTTGTAAGCAATAAACCCGTGCATTATCTCATGACCTATGATAGCTATCATAAGGGCTATGACAGCAGTTATGATCTTTAAAATATCAATAAAGTCCATTGTCTTTTTTGTCCTCTTTTACTCTTTCAGCTATTGCACGGTTTAGGTACTCAGGCTGTTCAAGGTCAGTAGGAGTTTTACCCATTCTGTCCCATCTGATCTCATAATTGTCGTCCATACTGAAGTAGATGAACCAAGGAGTTCCTTCTAGGTTTGCATACGGTACAGGACCCCAGAAACGGCTGTCGTTTGAGTGGTCACGGTTGTCACCCATCATAAAATAGCTTTTAGCAGGTACTTTATATATCTCAGTTTGAAAAATAGGATTATGATTCAAAAGTTTTATGTCATCTGAGAGCTTGTACATATTTGAAACTATCATATTGAGTTTTTCAACTGAATTGATTCTCTCCATTCTTCCATCATTTGAAAGTAATACAGGAGTATCTCCTTCGATAGCATCATCATGATGGATACCAGGATGCTGTTTCATATAAGGGTTCTTGACCCAAAGTTTTCCGTCGATCGTGACTATGTTTTCTTTCGGGTAGTTTTTATTGATAAACTCGTCGCCTTCACGTGGATGAAGATACAGATCTTTATCTTTTACGAACACTTCATCGCCCGGAAGTGCCACACATCTTTTTACATAGTGAAGTTTTACGTTGTGAGGATATCTGAATATCACGATATCGCCGCGTTTTGGTTCGTCACCGTCGATAAGATGCAGATCGTCAGTCCAAGGAGTCACAGAGACCTCTAGAAAAGGGATATGTGGAGTAGGGACACCGTAAACGAATTTTTTAGCAAAAAGGTGATCTCCGATAAGAAGTGAGTCTTTCATAGAACCGCTTGGGATTCTAAAGGCCTGTGCAACAAAAAATATGACAAATAAAACGATGATGATCGTTCCAGGCCATGAGTTTGAAAATTTATACGTTTTATACAAAAAGTTTTTCATTAGCTCTCTTTAGAGTGAAGTTGTGCCGCTTTTAAAGTATTACTTAACAGCATTGAAATAGTCATTGGGCCGACTCCGCCCGGTACCGGAGTGATATATGAACATTTTTGAGATACGTTTTCATAGTCGACGTCACCGACAAGCTTTCCGTTATCAGCTCTATTGATTCCGATATCTATGATGATAGCACCCTCTTTAACCATATCTTCTTTGATCAGGTTTATAACACCCACACCAACTAGAATTATATCAGCATTTAGGGTATGCTTTTTTAAATCATCGGTAAATATATGACAGATCTCTACGGTCGCATTGGCATTTAAAAGAAGAGAGGCCATCGGTTTTCCAACAATGTTCGAAGCACCTACGACAACACAGTTTTTCCCTTTTAGATCGATATCGTACTCTTTAAAAAGTTCCATGACACCAAGCGGAGTACACGGTACAAAACCGTCAAGTCCCGTTGTCAGACGTCCGACGTTGTACGGGTGAAAACCGTCGACATCTTTATTTGGAGAGACAAGTTCAAGCAGTTTTGTCGTATCTATCTGCGAAGGAAGAGGAAGCTGGATGAGAATTCCGTCTATGTTAGGGTTATTATTCATCATCGTAATAGTGTTTTCGATAGCTTCTTGGGATATGTTAGTAGGCATCTCATGTGTAACTGAGTAAAACCCGACTCTGTCGCAAGCTTTTTTCTTCATGCTTACGTAAGCTTGGCTAGCAGGGTCGTTTCCAACTAGTACAACAGCTAAACCCGGAACTCTTCCTGTTTGCTCTTTTAACAGTTGTGTGCCTGTTAGTACCTCATTTTCAATTTTTTTTGCTAAAGTTTTACCGTCAAGAATCTTCATTTAATCACCATAAATTATTTTTTTGATAATATACCGATAATTGCCTAAAAGGTCGCTTTGAATGAAATTGTTACTATTATTAATAACTCCTATATATATATTTGCCGCTGCATCGTTTATTACAGAGGATGAGTATGCATCATCTTTATATAAAAATCCCAGAGGGATAGGGTGTGATAAATGTCACGGGGCTGACGGAAAAGGGCTGCTTGTAGCCAAATACGTAAGCAACGGTGTCACAAAGGAGTTTAAAGGTCCCGACATAACGGA includes the following:
- the rpiB gene encoding ribose 5-phosphate isomerase B yields the protein MKFYIATDHAGVDLKDYTVELLKQKGHEVVDLGPFNKDRVDYPDYAVKVAQSVLADSESQGILICGSGIGMSMAANRFHGIRAALCHDAYTAQVARGHNDANILCFGERIVGKGVAESIIDSWIASGFEGGRHAGRVEKIESIQG
- a CDS encoding site-2 protease family protein, which translates into the protein MDFIDILKIITAVIALMIAIIGHEIMHGFIAYKYGDMTAKNAGRLSINPIIHVDMVGTIIVPAVLYFLPLLLGGGGGFIFGWAKPVPVNMRTVINRGGYNAAMQVSLAGIVYNFTVAAFASMALVSMASPTSADSLVYIFTYMLVMQLVIINVVLGVFNLLPIPQFDGAHFLMYLALKFNQKEIAETFYKLERYGMIIVLVVLMTPLKDYLLILPVQMVLNLLLS
- the lepB gene encoding signal peptidase I, with the protein product MKNFLYKTYKFSNSWPGTIIIVLFVIFFVAQAFRIPSGSMKDSLLIGDHLFAKKFVYGVPTPHIPFLEVSVTPWTDDLHLIDGDEPKRGDIVIFRYPHNVKLHYVKRCVALPGDEVFVKDKDLYLHPREGDEFINKNYPKENIVTIDGKLWVKNPYMKQHPGIHHDDAIEGDTPVLLSNDGRMERINSVEKLNMIVSNMYKLSDDIKLLNHNPIFQTEIYKVPAKSYFMMGDNRDHSNDSRFWGPVPYANLEGTPWFIYFSMDDNYEIRWDRMGKTPTDLEQPEYLNRAIAERVKEDKKDNGLY
- the folD gene encoding bifunctional methylenetetrahydrofolate dehydrogenase/methenyltetrahydrofolate cyclohydrolase FolD, with translation MKILDGKTLAKKIENEVLTGTQLLKEQTGRVPGLAVVLVGNDPASQAYVSMKKKACDRVGFYSVTHEMPTNISQEAIENTITMMNNNPNIDGILIQLPLPSQIDTTKLLELVSPNKDVDGFHPYNVGRLTTGLDGFVPCTPLGVMELFKEYDIDLKGKNCVVVGASNIVGKPMASLLLNANATVEICHIFTDDLKKHTLNADIILVGVGVINLIKEDMVKEGAIIIDIGINRADNGKLVGDVDYENVSQKCSYITPVPGGVGPMTISMLLSNTLKAAQLHSKES
- a CDS encoding cytochrome c, yielding MKLLLLLITPIYIFAAASFITEDEYASSLYKNPRGIGCDKCHGADGKGLLVAKYVSNGVTKEFKGPDITELGFKVFYEALDTRKSGMPRYFLTKDEIETLYKYLHKEKK